In Miscanthus floridulus cultivar M001 chromosome 5, ASM1932011v1, whole genome shotgun sequence, one genomic interval encodes:
- the LOC136453330 gene encoding uncharacterized protein isoform X1: MMELDPRLYENVSVSDNDVRNIVLSYLMHNCFKETAETFLSSTGLKLPVDYTVDVDKRKAIFNFVLEGNALKAIELTEEMAPNLLENDMDLHFDLLSLHFIELVRSRKCTEALEFGQKNLTSFGKVRKYVEKLEDFMALLAYEEPEKSPMFHLLSPEHRQNVADSLNRAVLAHANLPAYSSLERVVQQVTVVRQYLQQEVGKDSYPPFSLKAFLSK, encoded by the exons ATGATGGAACTGGATCCTCGCCTCTACGAGAACGTC TCTGTGAGCGACAACGATGTCCGAAACATAGTTCTATCTTATCTTATGCACAACTGTTTTAAAGAGACGGCAGAGACATTCCTATCTAGCACCGGGTTGAAGTTGCCTGTCGACTATACAGTGGATGTGGATAAGCGTAAAG CAATTTTTAATTTTGTGCTAGAAGGGAATGCCCTTAAGGCCATAGAGCTGACAGAAGAAATGGCACCTAACTTGCTAGAGAATGATATGGATCTACATTTTGATCTTCTAAGTCTCCACTTCATTGAGCTAGTTCGATCCAGAAAATG CACAGAAGCTCTTGAGTTTGGCCAGAAAAATTTGACATCATTTGGGAAGGTTCGCAAGTATGTTGAGAAACTAGAG GACTTTATGGCCCTCCTGGCTTATGAAGAGCCTGAGAAGTCACCTATGTTTCATCTACTAAGCCCAGAGCACAGGCAGAATGTTGCAGATAGCTTGAATCGGGCTGTCCTCG CACATGCTAATCTTCCGGCATATTCATCGTTGGAGAGAGTGGTACAGCAAGTGACTGTGGTTAGACAATACTTACAGCAAGAAGTTGGCAAG GATTCTTACCCACCATTTTCTTTGAAGGCCTTTCTGAGCAAGTAA
- the LOC136453330 gene encoding uncharacterized protein isoform X2, giving the protein MMELDPRLYENVSVSDNDVRNIVLSYLMHNCFKETAETFLSSTGLKLPVDYTVDVDKRKAIFNFVLEGNALKAIELTEEMAPNLLENDMDLHFDLLSLHFIELVRSRKCTEALEFGQKNLTSFGKVRKYVEKLEDFMALLAYEEPEKSPMFHLLSPEHRQNVADSLNRAVLAHANLPAYSSLERVVQQVTVVRQYLQQEVGKAFLSK; this is encoded by the exons ATGATGGAACTGGATCCTCGCCTCTACGAGAACGTC TCTGTGAGCGACAACGATGTCCGAAACATAGTTCTATCTTATCTTATGCACAACTGTTTTAAAGAGACGGCAGAGACATTCCTATCTAGCACCGGGTTGAAGTTGCCTGTCGACTATACAGTGGATGTGGATAAGCGTAAAG CAATTTTTAATTTTGTGCTAGAAGGGAATGCCCTTAAGGCCATAGAGCTGACAGAAGAAATGGCACCTAACTTGCTAGAGAATGATATGGATCTACATTTTGATCTTCTAAGTCTCCACTTCATTGAGCTAGTTCGATCCAGAAAATG CACAGAAGCTCTTGAGTTTGGCCAGAAAAATTTGACATCATTTGGGAAGGTTCGCAAGTATGTTGAGAAACTAGAG GACTTTATGGCCCTCCTGGCTTATGAAGAGCCTGAGAAGTCACCTATGTTTCATCTACTAAGCCCAGAGCACAGGCAGAATGTTGCAGATAGCTTGAATCGGGCTGTCCTCG CACATGCTAATCTTCCGGCATATTCATCGTTGGAGAGAGTGGTACAGCAAGTGACTGTGGTTAGACAATACTTACAGCAAGAAGTTGGCAAG GCCTTTCTGAGCAAGTAA